CCCGAAGATCCACCGCAAGATGGCGACGCTGCTGGACGTGGGGCTGGGCTACATCAAGCTCGGCCAGCCGGCGACGACGCTCTCCGGCGGCGAGGCGCAAAGGGTGAAGCTGGCGGAGGAGCTCTCGAAGCGCTCGACCGGAAGGACGCTCTATATTCTCGACGAACCGACGACGGGCCTGCATTTCGAAGATGTAAAGAACCTGCTCGGGGTCCTGCACCGCCTGGTGGACCAGGGCAACACCATGATCGTCATCGAGCACAATCTCGATGTCATCAAGACGGCAGACTGGGTGATTGACTTAGGGCCCGAGGGAGGAAATGGGGGAGGGCAGGTCGTGGCGATGGGGACTCCGGAGGAAGTCGCGGCAGTCGAAGGCAGCTGGACGGGACGGTATTTGAGGGGGGTGTGCTGGCGAGTCGTTGATAAAAGTGAACCATTCCACCGGCCAGAGACACTTACCAAACATGGCAGCCGGAATACTAAGGAACTCGTGCTTGGCGGTCATCCTATCGCTCTTGTGCGCCAGCGCTCAAGCCAAGGTCGCAACGATAAGCTTGAACGCTCTGGCCAAGCTCAGC
The genomic region above belongs to Candidatus Nitrosymbiomonas proteolyticus and contains:
- a CDS encoding excinuclease ABC subunit A, which gives rise to MHFLPDVYVPCEVCKGRRYNRETLEVRYKGKNIAEVLQMTVEEGTEFFSAIPKIHRKMATLLDVGLGYIKLGQPATTLSGGEAQRVKLAEELSKRSTGRTLYILDEPTTGLHFEDVKNLLGVLHRLVDQGNTMIVIEHNLDVIKTADWVIDLGPEGGNGGGQVVAMGTPEEVAAVEGSWTGRYLRGVCWRVVDKSEPFHRPETLTKHGSRNTKELVLGGHPIALVRQRSSQGRNDKLERSGQAQRFDPGS